One Defluviitoga tunisiensis genomic window carries:
- a CDS encoding FliA/WhiG family RNA polymerase sigma factor has product MKYNIDEEQLVLDYLPKIKYIALNLKSTLPKNVELDDLIQEGIIGLLQSYRKYDPEKGASFNTFAMKRIKGSMLDYLRKIDWLPKETRSLIKKYEDLVYEVGEEEYLDDKLIAERLNIEENDVDKIKFSISKRQILQLDSYFFDSEEVNWSIEEDDSNDPEVIAYKEIFKDKLKDCIEKLSQREQLILSLYYDNNLTFREIGEILDLSESRISQVHSQILIKLKKMVDE; this is encoded by the coding sequence ATGAAGTATAATATTGATGAAGAACAATTAGTTTTAGATTACTTACCTAAAATAAAGTATATTGCCCTAAATTTAAAAAGTACACTTCCAAAAAATGTTGAATTAGACGATCTCATCCAAGAAGGAATAATAGGCCTGTTGCAATCATATAGAAAATATGATCCAGAAAAAGGGGCTTCATTCAACACTTTTGCAATGAAAAGGATAAAAGGTTCGATGCTTGATTATTTACGTAAAATTGATTGGCTTCCGAAAGAAACCAGATCTCTTATTAAAAAATATGAAGATTTAGTATATGAAGTTGGCGAAGAAGAATATTTGGACGATAAACTAATAGCAGAGAGATTAAATATCGAAGAAAATGATGTCGATAAAATTAAGTTTTCGATATCAAAAAGGCAAATACTCCAGTTGGATAGTTATTTTTTTGATAGTGAAGAAGTCAATTGGTCTATAGAAGAAGATGATAGTAATGATCCGGAAGTCATTGCATATAAAGAAATATTTAAAGATAAGTTAAAGGACTGCATTGAGAAATTGTCTCAGAGAGAACAATTAATTTTGTCTTTGTATTACGATAATAATTTAACTTTTAGAGAAATAGGAGAAATTTTAGATCTCAGTGAATCAAGAATTTCTCAGGTACACAGCCAAATTCTTATTAAACTTAAGAAGATGGTTGATGAGTAG
- the cheD gene encoding chemoreceptor glutamine deamidase/glutamate methylesterase CheD: MENKKIVGIGEYLVDKNPGILITLGLGSCVAVCIRDKVKGIGGLVHVMLPDSRRDKDRPGKYADTGITAVVDEIIKIGGDIKNLEAKIAGGASMFKNTNKTFEIGAKNVEAVKKILKNLGIKLVAEDTGGSRARSVEFHIASGELRIRKVGGGEKVEIVVI; encoded by the coding sequence ATGGAGAATAAAAAGATTGTAGGAATTGGTGAATATCTCGTAGATAAAAATCCTGGTATATTAATAACTTTAGGCCTTGGATCCTGTGTTGCAGTTTGTATTAGAGATAAAGTTAAGGGGATTGGAGGACTTGTACACGTTATGCTACCTGATAGTAGGAGAGATAAAGATAGGCCTGGCAAATATGCCGATACAGGTATAACAGCAGTTGTAGATGAGATAATAAAAATAGGAGGAGATATCAAGAATTTAGAGGCGAAAATAGCAGGTGGGGCATCAATGTTTAAAAATACAAATAAGACCTTTGAAATTGGGGCTAAAAATGTGGAGGCTGTTAAAAAAATTTTAAAGAATTTAGGGATAAAGTTAGTAGCAGAAGACACAGGAGGTTCAAGAGCTAGAAGTGTTGAATTTCATATTGCAAGCGGAGAATTACGTATTAGAAAAGTTGGCGGAGGAGAAAAGGTCGAGATAGTTGTTATTTAA
- the cheC gene encoding CheY-P phosphatase CheC, which yields MSVFDNIDDQKLDVLKELGNIGAGNAATSISLMLGKTIKITVPSAEIIPVSELWKKFTDPEEVTSGAMVEIEGEIEGALLFLLGAEETKSLIELLMLPRPDDLTNMDELTSSAIGEIANIMCSSYIIALSNFTGINIHSMPPKVVVDMLSAIVSEVSLIITNGGDYVILIQTDILLEELEDKVKGYLIYISDEKNTQKILESLGMKF from the coding sequence GTGTCCGTTTTTGATAATATAGACGATCAAAAGTTAGATGTTTTAAAAGAGTTGGGAAATATTGGAGCAGGAAATGCTGCCACATCTATTTCTTTGATGTTGGGGAAAACAATTAAAATAACTGTCCCTAGTGCTGAGATTATACCAGTTTCGGAGTTATGGAAAAAATTTACTGATCCTGAAGAAGTAACCTCTGGGGCAATGGTAGAAATAGAAGGAGAAATAGAAGGGGCTTTACTGTTTTTGTTAGGGGCAGAAGAAACTAAATCACTAATAGAACTATTAATGCTTCCTAGACCTGATGATTTAACCAATATGGATGAATTAACTAGTTCTGCAATCGGAGAAATTGCAAATATAATGTGTAGTTCTTATATCATAGCTTTATCTAATTTTACCGGTATAAATATTCATTCTATGCCCCCAAAGGTTGTTGTTGATATGCTATCTGCTATTGTTTCTGAAGTTTCATTGATAATTACAAACGGTGGAGATTATGTAATACTCATTCAGACAGATATTTTATTAGAAGAGCTTGAAGATAAAGTTAAAGGTTATTTGATATATATCTCTGATGAAAAAAATACTCAAAAGATCTTGGAAAGTTTGGGGATGAAATTTTAG
- a CDS encoding flagellar brake protein, whose protein sequence is MSEFIEKVLAKNVLFTNMPLDIEIKEKGFKGIYKSILYEYNIDLNLAKIGMPIHKGAYIKIPREVTLSVKAYSKNNLYLFNSLVYGIGKESSVRFLIITVPDEIYRVQRRNYVRIPLCEEGFFSIKREFNLKNNENLEQNEKYRFVTKDFSAGGAAIVTKKQLSIGDKILINMKLKDEVVLENIEAEVVREIGQTQFEDNIYGIKFIGITGNLEKELVRFVFKWEIGNVKNNNS, encoded by the coding sequence ATGAGTGAATTTATAGAAAAGGTTCTAGCTAAAAATGTTTTGTTTACTAATATGCCTTTGGATATAGAAATAAAAGAAAAAGGTTTCAAGGGAATATACAAAAGCATATTATATGAATATAACATTGATTTAAACTTAGCTAAAATTGGAATGCCTATTCATAAGGGTGCATATATAAAAATCCCTAGAGAAGTTACTTTATCTGTTAAGGCTTATTCAAAAAATAATCTTTATTTATTCAATAGTTTAGTCTATGGTATAGGAAAGGAATCTAGTGTACGCTTTTTGATAATTACTGTACCTGACGAGATATATAGAGTTCAAAGAAGAAATTATGTTAGAATACCTTTATGTGAAGAGGGATTTTTTTCTATAAAAAGAGAATTTAATTTGAAAAATAATGAAAATTTGGAACAAAACGAGAAATACCGTTTTGTAACAAAGGATTTTAGTGCTGGAGGAGCTGCTATAGTAACTAAAAAGCAACTTTCAATTGGTGATAAGATATTAATCAACATGAAATTAAAAGATGAAGTTGTTTTGGAAAATATTGAGGCAGAGGTAGTTAGGGAAATAGGACAAACGCAATTTGAAGATAACATCTATGGAATTAAATTTATAGGCATTACAGGTAATTTAGAAAAAGAATTGGTTAGGTTTGTTTTTAAGTGGGAAATTGGGAATGTAAAAAATAATAATTCATAA